Within the Gadus chalcogrammus isolate NIFS_2021 chromosome 15, NIFS_Gcha_1.0, whole genome shotgun sequence genome, the region CTACAACCctttaaaatacaataaaaaaataataatagtgcaTATTGTTTTGCTATTACTCTTGGTTCTGCATCCCTTTCAGACAGTAAGCATACGCAAGACGATTTGGTGGTGGAACTAGAACAAAATATCAAAACAGGCTTCAAGTCCATCTGGCTGCAATATCCAGAAAGATGGAATTTCTTTGGCTCCATGTTCTTCTGCTGCACTGTCTTCACAACAGTTGGTAAGTAGGTTTTATGGAATGAATACGTTTCCTTTGATCAAATTGAATCGACTGATCGACTAGTCCAAgcattaacaaaataaaagtaaatgagcTTTGAATGAAACATGGGATGCTGCTCTCACCGCACCCTTCTTTCATTCCACTTAAAGGTAGGCAGTTGGCAACGATTAATGCTGTGCTGGAGTAAATTGTGTGTGAAGCGAGTATAACTGTTAATCAATAGGAAGTCCACCTGGATCCATCTATTATTTAGTTGATGGAAAGCTTCCTGAGTGAGGTATGCTTGGTTGAGATTTAACTCATTTTTCAGTCAAAAACATTGACACGACATGAGAGTCGACACTTTCGGTAGTGTACCGGGTTTAAGAACATTAAATACCTTGAAATAGATAATGCTGTTAATAACAAGTGTCGCTCCAGTTGTTAAATACATAGGATACTATGCCTTCGGCTGAAGTTTAACAACACAATTGTTGGTTAAAAGAAAACAATATGTGATCTATGCGACAGCCTAACCACGCGTATTCACTGCCCTGTTCATCTATAGCGCTGAGAACTGCAAACAGGTGGAGTTCAAGGGAAAAACAGGGTCTTTATTATGTTCCGATTTAGATATAAACAACCGCAATTATTGAATGGAAGAAACTAATGTATTGAAAACAAGAAATTAGCTTGGCTAGTTCTTCTACACGCGGATAAACAGGGTCAGCTTTCCTCAAACTTCAGGCAACAAATATCACCAATTTGCGGGGTTCTGTGTTAAAGTAATAGGCTATTATTATAGTCTGTTAATAATTGGCCCGAATTAGAAACACGAGCCGTAAACATGCCTTGCCGTGTCCTGTAGCTTCATCTGTGTGTCAGTACCGTCAGCTGTCGTGGGAGGTCCGCCGGTGCGGTGGCGGGGGGTTGATGGCGGCTGTTCCCTGCCTGCTGGTGACCACGGAGCATTCACTTCACCAGCCCTGACCTCGCTAGAGCATCTAGTCTGCAGCTGAGACGCTAGGAGAAATAGAGAGTAGGCTATGTTGTGGATACAGTGTGAAACGAATACAGGCCTATACCCGTGCTTTATAAACATGATACATCGAGATGATCACTCAGCTAGCTTGCCCACCAGATTTTGATTAAAGAAAGTTGGATCTGATCTGTGGCTTTGAAATGAAAAGTCAATATATATTACTTTGAAATGGTTGTGGATGCGTCGGTAGGAAATGGTTGATATTGAGTGTTGAATTGGGATTTTCTTGGTAAGTATACATGATACGATGACTCATGTAGGAGTGTAACGATGCATTAGTTGGCTGCGTGATATTGGTGGGCAGCAGCCTAATGGCTTGGCGATGGCGACCAGAGAAAGCCACTTTGGACCGGAAGACACTTAACGTTATCTAATCTACAAGcctattgtatttaattatttaaattggGTTTTATTTATCTAATCATTTTTATTGAAGTTCAGTTCGGTGTTTTCTTTGTGCAAAAAGAAGCGCACTTATTCAAAAAAAGTTTTGTTGCGATGTTTGTTGTGAAACTATATAATTGCTTATTCTTTGATCCATTCATTTTCTGTGTTCATTAAAGCGAATGGCCAAGCTTATTTTCTGACCCGTTTTGTGCAAACAAACTTTTAAATTGCTACACTCTCGGGGGAAAATATGCAAGTCCTGGTGAGGTCTAGAAATGTTCCACCAGGTGGCAGCAATACCAAATAATAAATGAAGATCACCTCTAGCAtgatcaaacacaaacaaaaaagggtCTGCCTTTAAACGTAAGACTGCCTTTAAAGATTAGACTACCTTCAAGACCTGGTGGTCTGTAGGCTTGATACCATCCACTCAAGTTTCCCTCCTCTCTACATTAGGTTATGGAGAAATCTACCCTGTCACCCTGCTGGGTAAAGTGGTGTGTATCCTGTATGCCATGGTGGGCATCCCTCTCATGCTTCTGGTCATGAGCGATGTTGGTGATGTACTGGCTGTGCTGCTGTCCCGTGCCTACCGACGCATCCACAAGTTGGGCAAAGCCCTCTGCTACCGCTCCTGGTCCCCCAACAAGGCCTCTAAGAAGGCGTGGGAGGAGACCCACCACACCCTGGAGGACGGCACCTTCGTGTTCAGCCATGGCGCGGTGATGCGCCAGCCCATGGACATCGGCCAGGTCCTCCAGAACCAAAAAGACCTCAAGCAGAAGCTGACGCAGCTCAACAGCAACAAGGAGATCTTTGAAAAGATCCTGGCCCGGGAGAACTTCCTCTGCCAGGGCCCGCTCCTGCGGAGCCTGTCCTGCCCCGAGCTGGACCGCATGCCCAGACCGCCCAAGGACTGCGCCATGTGGGACTTCTCGGGCATCGGGACCAACATGGACGGCCTGGACGTGCCCTTCGTGCTCatcctgctggtggtggtgacgtaCATCCTCCTCGGGGGACTGATCCTGCCCCTGTGGGAGACAGATTTCGAGGGCTTCGACCCGTACTACTTCTGCTTCATCACACTCACCACCATCGGCTTCGGCGACATCGTGCCCAAACACCCCAAGTACTTCATGATCACCTCGCTGTTCATCATCGTCGGCATGGCGATCATGACAATGGCCTTTAAGCTGGGCCAGACCCGCATCGTCAGTTTCTACCACACCTGCATCCGCTTCATGAGCCGGGGCCATGTGGTCACCATGCGTGACCAGGAGATGATGGACCAATCAGAAGGTTACCTTTAGTCTAAGTACTGGCAAATGGAATAACGCAGTGGTTCCCAGCCCTGGGGGCGGGCGGTGGGCTCATCTGAGATGCATCTGGGGTCACAAGAGAGTGCCGACCTATAATTACAGCTGTTTGATTAAATATTTGATGATGCATGTCTGATTTGAAAACAAGACGTGAAGGGTAAATGTCCCTCATATGCAAACTAAGGATTTCAAGCCATGAGCAAGCTACTGCTAAATACTTCACAACATTGATATCAATCACAGATGTCGATTGGGTTAAAACACATGTGACACGGAAATGGACACACAACGGGTCACAATCGTTTTCTAACATAAAaatggggtcaggggtcaaataTGTTTGAAACCATTAATGAGGATTTTGAGGGAGAGGGCTGTTTAAAATATGTCTTGATTTGGATTTGATGACGACATCTTCAATAGGTTGATGTGTCATTATGAGTTGGACCATAACTGCACTGTGCTTGAGGCCTTGTCCTGTGTTAATCTTGCTGAGGCACTGGAGTTCTGTGCCATGGTTTACCTAAGAACAAAGGTCTCCCAAGGTCCTATTGAGTGCAAATTTGAGACGCTGTCTGGCTTGTTTCCACTGCTGACTGACGTGTAACTAGCATGAGTTgaaaaccgacacacacacaaagacgtacACGCATGTTTTGCATTCGCCAAAAGCTGCATACCTGCCTGAGGTTCCTCGAGGATActtgaaacatttgaaataaaCATATGTCATAGTAGTCTAAGCTCCTGTATGTTTCATTGGAGGTCGATTATTTTGGTCTCTACATGTATTCTTACCATGAGTTGTGCAAATGTCAGTTTATCTCTCCAATACAAAGGGGCCATTATCTCAATAACATCTGATAGAGGGGTAACAGTGGAGTTCATTTATGAGGCCTAATGCAAATAGACTGACATCAAATGATACGTGGCttcaatttcatttaaattctattttatttggatagcccttaatcacacgtacagtctcaaagggcttaacaggccatatatttatggcATACAAACAAGCAAAGATTTTAAATAATTTAGTTAATAAAAATTAAATGGTACATGGTGATGGGACGCTGGTCAATTAACCGGTTAATCCACTCATATTCACCATAGCCTCAGGCTATAACAAACAGAATAATGAATTAGAAAGGGTGAGGTGCacataaaacaaacagacaactgCTTATTTAGTGACTCCACAAACATGCATCAACCCCATTAGAAACGTTCATACAGTAGGATACAGACATTGACACCCAGCCACGCAGTCAGCAGTTGCAAATAAATCCGATATGGTAGTTATAGTGAGCCAGTGTCGAGAGGTGAGATTAGAAGTAATGTGCTCAGATCTTCTCATTCTAGTAAGTAGTCTCTCGAGCTGCAGCGGCCTAGCCAAGCTGGAGGCTTCTCGTAGAAGAGTTAGGTAACCCCAAGATTAGTTAATCAGGAATATAGATTTGAATATCATCAGCATAACAGTGGAAGCCAATTACGTAGCCGTGGATAATATCACCAAAAGGACGCatgtacatttaaaaaagcAGTGGACCAAGGATCAACCCTTGATGGATGCCAAAACTTAGTTGCAATTTTTTGAGTCTGATCCATCACAAAGAAAATGGATATAATATCAGTGAGAAGTTCTAAACCAGCGAAGATCAGAACCTTTGATgccaagattcaagattcaagattcaagatggttttattgtcatatgcacaacaattacagagcagtcgctggcaatgaaattctttagTCTTGGGCTCCTCCAACAGTGCAATATAAGAGAACGTAAAGGTATATGAGAAACACAAGTAGGAAAGCTGAGACTtcgataataaaaaataaatataataataataaaaagtaagtgTATAAGAGGAACACAAGTAGGAGATCAGGACCTAAATGCAAAActgaataaatgtaaaatataaacaaacgtGTTTATCCAGATGTCGACAGGTATAAAGTGGCAAGTTGTAAAGTGGCAAGTTATAAAGTGTCATAGTGGTGAGCTAGGTAGCTTAGGAGTTCAGTAGTCTTATGGCCCGTGGGATGAAAGTGTCCCTGAGTCTGGTGGTGCGAGACCGGATGCTGCGGTAGCGTCTACCAGACGGGAGCAGCTGAAACAGTTTGTTACTGGGGTGATGAGGGTCTTTAATAATCCGGTTAGTCTTCTTCCTGCAGCGCTG harbors:
- the LOC130405177 gene encoding potassium channel subfamily K member 18-like; this encodes MSAPRKAGKNREAPCCVLLWKICPHLFLSLSLVGYAALGALLFKNIEGRKEPNSTDEYHEFLGQIVQNITNSKHTQDDLVVELEQNIKTGFKSIWLQYPERWNFFGSMFFCCTVFTTVGYGEIYPVTLLGKVVCILYAMVGIPLMLLVMSDVGDVLAVLLSRAYRRIHKLGKALCYRSWSPNKASKKAWEETHHTLEDGTFVFSHGAVMRQPMDIGQVLQNQKDLKQKLTQLNSNKEIFEKILARENFLCQGPLLRSLSCPELDRMPRPPKDCAMWDFSGIGTNMDGLDVPFVLILLVVVTYILLGGLILPLWETDFEGFDPYYFCFITLTTIGFGDIVPKHPKYFMITSLFIIVGMAIMTMAFKLGQTRIVSFYHTCIRFMSRGHVVTMRDQEMMDQSEGYL